The proteins below are encoded in one region of Macaca nemestrina isolate mMacNem1 chromosome 10, mMacNem.hap1, whole genome shotgun sequence:
- the LOC105473422 gene encoding dual specificity tyrosine-phosphorylation-regulated kinase 2 isoform X2 — protein MNDHLHVGSHPHGQIQVQQLFEDNSNKRTVLTTQPNGLTTVGKTGLPVVPERQLDSIHRRQGSSTSLKSMEGMGKVKATPMTPEQAMKQYMQKLTAFEHHEIFSYPEIYFLGLNAKKRQGMTGGPNNGGYDDDQGSYVQVPHDHVAYRYEVLKVIGKGSFGQVVKAYDHKVHQHVALKMVRNEKRFHRQAAEEIRILEHLRKQDKDNTMNVIHMLENFTFRNHICMTFELLSMNLYELIKKNKFQGFSLPLVRKFAHSILQCLDALHKNRIIHCDLKPENILLKQQGRSGIKVIDFGSSCYEHQRVYTYIQSRFYRAPEVILGARYGMPIDMWSLGCILAELLTGYPLLPGEDEGDQLACMIELLGMPSQKLLDASKRAKNFVSSKGYPRYCTVTTLSDGSVVLNGGRSRRGKLRGPPESREWGNALKGCDDPLFLDFLKQCLEWDPAVRMTPGQALRHPWLRRRLPKPPTGEKTSVKRITESTGAITSISKLPPPSSSASKLRTNLAQMTDANGNIQQRTVLPKLVS, from the coding sequence ATGAATGATCACCTGCATGTCGGCAGCCACCCTCATGGACAGATCCAGGTTCAACAGCTGTTTGAGGATAACAGTAACAAGCGGACAGTGCTCACGACACAACCAAATGGGCTTACAACAGTGGGCAAAACGGGCTTGCCAGTGGTGCCAGAGCGGCAGCTGGACAGCATTCATAGACGGCAGGGGAGCTCCACGTCTCTGAAGTCCATGGAAGGCATGGGGAAGGTGAAAGCCACCCCCATGACACCTGAACAAGCAATGAAGCAATACATGCAAAAACTCACAGCCTTTGAACACCATGAGATTTTCAGCTACCCTGAAATATATTTCTTGGGTCTAAATGCTAAGAAGCGCCAGGGCATGACAGGTGGGCCCAACAATGGTGGCTATGATGATGACCAGGGATCATATGTGCAGGTGCCCCATGATCACGTGGCTTACAGGTACGAGGTCCTCAAGGTCATTGGGAAGGGGAGCTTTGGGCAGGTGGTCAAGGCCTACGATCACAAAGTCCACCAGCACGTGGCCCTAAAGATGGTGCGGAATGAGAAGCGCTTCCACAGGCAAGCAGCAGAGGAGATCCGAATCCTGGAACACCTGCGGAAGCAGGACAAGGATAACACAATGAATGTCATCCATATGCTGGAGAATTTCACCTTCCGCAACCACATCTGCATGACGTTTGAGCTGCTGAGCATGAACCTCTATGAGCTCATCAAGAAGAATAAATTCCAGGGCTTCAGCCTGCCTTTGGTTCGCAAGTTTGCCCACTCGATTCTGCAGTGCTTGGATGCTTTGcacaaaaacagaataattcaCTGTGACCTTAAGCCCGAGAACATTTTGTTAAAGCAGCAGGGTAGAAGCGGTATTAAAGTGATTGATTTTGGCTCCAGTTGTTACGAGCATCAGCGTGTCTACACGTACATCCAGTCGCGTTTTTACCGGGCTCCAGAAGTGATCCTTGGGGCCAGGTATGGCATGCCCATTGACATGTGGAGCCTGGGCTGCATTTTAGCAGAGCTCCTGACGGGTTACCCCCTCTTGCCTGGGGAGGATGAAGGGGACCAGCTGGCCTGTATGATTGAACTGTTGGGCATGCCCTCGCAGAAACTGCTGGATGCGTCCAAACGAGCCAAAAATTTTGTGAGCTCCAAGGGTTACCCCCGTTACTGCACTGTCACGACTCTCTCAGATGGCTCTGTGGTCCTCAACGGAGGCCGTTCCCGGAGGGGGAAACTGAGGGGCCCACCGGAGAGCAGAGAGTGGGGGAACGCGCTGAAGGGGTGTGACGATCCCCTTTTCCTTGACTTCTTAAAACAGTGTTTAGAGTGGGATCCTGCAGTGCGCATGACCCCAGGCCAGGCTTTGCGGCACCCCTGGCTGAGGAGGCGATTGCCAAAGCCTCCCACCGGGGAGAAAACGTCAGTGAAAAGGATAACTGAGAGCACCGGTGCTATCACATCTATATCCAAGTTACCTCCACCTTCCAGCTCAGCTTCCAAACTGAGGACTAATTTGGCGCAGATGACAGATGCCAACGGGAATATTCAGCAGAGGACAGTGTTGCCAAAACTCGTTAGCTGA
- the LOC105473422 gene encoding dual specificity tyrosine-phosphorylation-regulated kinase 2 isoform X1 — protein MLTRKPSAAAPAAFPTGRGGDSAVRQLQASPGLGAGATRSGVGTGPPSPIALPPLRASNAAAAAHTIGGSKHTMNDHLHVGSHPHGQIQVQQLFEDNSNKRTVLTTQPNGLTTVGKTGLPVVPERQLDSIHRRQGSSTSLKSMEGMGKVKATPMTPEQAMKQYMQKLTAFEHHEIFSYPEIYFLGLNAKKRQGMTGGPNNGGYDDDQGSYVQVPHDHVAYRYEVLKVIGKGSFGQVVKAYDHKVHQHVALKMVRNEKRFHRQAAEEIRILEHLRKQDKDNTMNVIHMLENFTFRNHICMTFELLSMNLYELIKKNKFQGFSLPLVRKFAHSILQCLDALHKNRIIHCDLKPENILLKQQGRSGIKVIDFGSSCYEHQRVYTYIQSRFYRAPEVILGARYGMPIDMWSLGCILAELLTGYPLLPGEDEGDQLACMIELLGMPSQKLLDASKRAKNFVSSKGYPRYCTVTTLSDGSVVLNGGRSRRGKLRGPPESREWGNALKGCDDPLFLDFLKQCLEWDPAVRMTPGQALRHPWLRRRLPKPPTGEKTSVKRITESTGAITSISKLPPPSSSASKLRTNLAQMTDANGNIQQRTVLPKLVS, from the exons ATGTTAACCAGGAAACCTTCGGCCGCCGCTCCCGCCGCCTTCCCGACCG GCAGAGGTGGGGACAGCGCCGTTCGCCAGCTTCAGGCTTCCCCGGGGCTCGGTGCGGGGGCCACCCGGAGCGGAGTGGGGACCGGCCCGCCCTCCCCCATCGCCCTGCCGCCTCTCCGGGCCAGCAACGCTGCCGCCGCAGCCCACACG ATTGGCGGCAGTAAGCACACAATGAATGATCACCTGCATGTCGGCAGCCACCCTCATGGACAGATCCAGGTTCAACAGCTGTTTGAGGATAACAGTAACAAGCGGACAGTGCTCACGACACAACCAAATGGGCTTACAACAGTGGGCAAAACGGGCTTGCCAGTGGTGCCAGAGCGGCAGCTGGACAGCATTCATAGACGGCAGGGGAGCTCCACGTCTCTGAAGTCCATGGAAGGCATGGGGAAGGTGAAAGCCACCCCCATGACACCTGAACAAGCAATGAAGCAATACATGCAAAAACTCACAGCCTTTGAACACCATGAGATTTTCAGCTACCCTGAAATATATTTCTTGGGTCTAAATGCTAAGAAGCGCCAGGGCATGACAGGTGGGCCCAACAATGGTGGCTATGATGATGACCAGGGATCATATGTGCAGGTGCCCCATGATCACGTGGCTTACAGGTACGAGGTCCTCAAGGTCATTGGGAAGGGGAGCTTTGGGCAGGTGGTCAAGGCCTACGATCACAAAGTCCACCAGCACGTGGCCCTAAAGATGGTGCGGAATGAGAAGCGCTTCCACAGGCAAGCAGCAGAGGAGATCCGAATCCTGGAACACCTGCGGAAGCAGGACAAGGATAACACAATGAATGTCATCCATATGCTGGAGAATTTCACCTTCCGCAACCACATCTGCATGACGTTTGAGCTGCTGAGCATGAACCTCTATGAGCTCATCAAGAAGAATAAATTCCAGGGCTTCAGCCTGCCTTTGGTTCGCAAGTTTGCCCACTCGATTCTGCAGTGCTTGGATGCTTTGcacaaaaacagaataattcaCTGTGACCTTAAGCCCGAGAACATTTTGTTAAAGCAGCAGGGTAGAAGCGGTATTAAAGTGATTGATTTTGGCTCCAGTTGTTACGAGCATCAGCGTGTCTACACGTACATCCAGTCGCGTTTTTACCGGGCTCCAGAAGTGATCCTTGGGGCCAGGTATGGCATGCCCATTGACATGTGGAGCCTGGGCTGCATTTTAGCAGAGCTCCTGACGGGTTACCCCCTCTTGCCTGGGGAGGATGAAGGGGACCAGCTGGCCTGTATGATTGAACTGTTGGGCATGCCCTCGCAGAAACTGCTGGATGCGTCCAAACGAGCCAAAAATTTTGTGAGCTCCAAGGGTTACCCCCGTTACTGCACTGTCACGACTCTCTCAGATGGCTCTGTGGTCCTCAACGGAGGCCGTTCCCGGAGGGGGAAACTGAGGGGCCCACCGGAGAGCAGAGAGTGGGGGAACGCGCTGAAGGGGTGTGACGATCCCCTTTTCCTTGACTTCTTAAAACAGTGTTTAGAGTGGGATCCTGCAGTGCGCATGACCCCAGGCCAGGCTTTGCGGCACCCCTGGCTGAGGAGGCGATTGCCAAAGCCTCCCACCGGGGAGAAAACGTCAGTGAAAAGGATAACTGAGAGCACCGGTGCTATCACATCTATATCCAAGTTACCTCCACCTTCCAGCTCAGCTTCCAAACTGAGGACTAATTTGGCGCAGATGACAGATGCCAACGGGAATATTCAGCAGAGGACAGTGTTGCCAAAACTCGTTAGCTGA